A DNA window from Phaeobacter sp. A36a-5a contains the following coding sequences:
- a CDS encoding glycosyltransferase family 2 protein, whose translation MTDSPAPQQTETCARPAAGAEQARILTIILNYKTPEMTLDCAAAALEQVNALQGEVVIIDNGSGDGSYDKLLTAVQERGWLDSGRLRLIASDRNGGFGAGMNIGFRLGLADGSAPEFYYLLNSDAFVQPGAIRALRDFLQATPTAGLVGSYVRGTDGTPHCTAFRFPTIAGEFESSVRTGIVTRLLKDAVVPMEIPTEPTQLDWTAGASLMIRREVIEAVGGFDETFFLYFEETELCHRAARAGWSTHYLPESEVAHVGSASTGMKDWQRTPQYWFDSRLHYFLSTHGRAYTVGATLALITGSLLYGLRRLVSDKPASDPPYFLRDLIVHHSRAIFLRRQTQPMETRQTPSQPEEQK comes from the coding sequence ATGACCGACAGCCCCGCCCCACAGCAGACGGAGACCTGCGCGCGCCCGGCAGCCGGGGCCGAACAGGCGCGTATTCTGACCATCATCCTGAACTACAAGACGCCCGAAATGACGCTGGACTGTGCCGCCGCCGCGCTGGAGCAGGTGAACGCGCTGCAAGGTGAGGTGGTGATCATAGACAATGGCTCTGGCGATGGGTCCTATGACAAATTACTGACGGCGGTGCAGGAGCGTGGCTGGCTGGACAGCGGCCGCCTGCGCCTGATCGCCAGCGACCGCAACGGCGGGTTTGGGGCGGGCATGAACATCGGCTTTCGCCTCGGCCTCGCCGATGGCAGCGCGCCTGAGTTTTATTATCTGCTGAACTCGGATGCCTTTGTGCAGCCGGGAGCGATCCGCGCATTGCGGGATTTCTTGCAGGCCACACCAACCGCCGGGCTGGTCGGCTCTTATGTGCGGGGCACCGATGGGACGCCGCATTGCACCGCCTTCCGGTTCCCGACCATTGCGGGGGAATTCGAATCCTCGGTGCGGACCGGCATCGTGACCCGCCTGCTGAAAGATGCCGTGGTGCCCATGGAGATCCCGACCGAGCCAACTCAGCTGGATTGGACCGCTGGTGCCAGCCTGATGATCCGACGCGAGGTGATCGAGGCGGTTGGAGGTTTTGACGAGACCTTCTTTCTCTATTTCGAGGAAACCGAATTGTGCCACCGTGCCGCCCGCGCCGGATGGAGCACGCATTATCTGCCGGAAAGCGAGGTGGCCCATGTGGGATCCGCCTCAACCGGGATGAAGGATTGGCAGCGCACACCGCAATACTGGTTCGACAGCAGGCTGCACTACTTTCTCAGCACCCATGGGCGCGCCTATACGGTCGGAGCCACATTGGCGCTGATCACGGGCAGCCTGCTCTATGGGCTGCGGCGGCTGGTGTCGGACAAACCCGCCTCGGATCCGCCCTATTTTCTGCGGGACCTGATCGTTCATCATAGCCGCGCGATCTTTCTCCGCCGCCAAACCCAGCCTATGGAAACGCGCCAGACCCCGTCTCAACCGGAGGAGCAGAAATGA